TTTTTGCTTTCGCTCCTCGTAGTCATCGTTATCTCCGCTCCTGTCTTCGCGCAGGACGCGGCCGCGGGAAAAGCGGTTTATGCGAAAAAATGCCAAGCGTGCCACGCCGCCGACGGTAACGGCAACCCGGCGATGGCGACGGCGCTGAAGGTCGAATTCAAGCCGCTTTCGTCCGACGAAGTCCAGAAGATGAGTGATGCCGATTTGAAAAAAGTCGTGATGAACGGCATGGGGAAAATGAAACCCGTGACCGGGCTCATGCCTGCGGATGTCGACAGTATTGTCGCTTATCTCCGCACGTTGAAGAAAAAATAGCTTGTTCAACTGAGGAGGATTAGCCACAAAAAGCACAAAAGGGTGGATCGCCTTTTGTGCTTTTTGTGCCTTTTGTGGCTAACCTCTTTGTTGAACCTGGGACTTTGACACGGAGGTGTTGTACCCATGGCCGGCAAAATCGATCAGGTTTGCATCAATACGATTCGTACATTGTCGATGGACGCCGTACAACAGGCGAATTCGGGCCATCCCGGAACGGCTATGGCGATGGCGCCCGTCGTCTATTCGCTATGGAACGAGTTCCTCCGATTTGACCCCGGCGATCCGATCTGGCCCAACCGGGACAGATTTGTTCTTTCGATTGGCCACGCATCGATGTTGTTGTATTCGATCCTGCACCTGACAGGGGTAAAAGCCGTCAATCCCGAGTATGAAAGCCTGGGACAATTGTCCGTTCCCCTCGACGACATCAAGCGATTTCGCCAGCTCGACAGCAAGTGCCCCGGGCATCCGGAGTACCGCTGGACCTCGGGAGTCGAGACAACCGCCGGACCACTCGGCCAGGGCGTGGCGACGAGCGCCGGTATGGCCATCGCCGGACGTTGGATGGCCACCTACTTCAATCGCCCCGGGTTCGAAATGATCGACTACAACGTTTATGCCCTGTGTGGCGATGGCTGCATGATGGAAGGCGTCAGCCAGGAGGCGGCATCGCTGGCGGGCCACCTCAAACTCTCAAACCTCTGCTGGATATACGACAACAACAAGATCACCATCGAAGGCCATACCGATTGGGCGTTCAGTGACGATGTCGCCACAAGGTTTATCAGCTATGGATGGAATGTTCTTCGCGTCGGCGACGCCAATGATCTGGAAATGCTGGCTCGCGCCTTCAATACGTTCCACGCGACGAAGGACCGGCCCACCCTCATTATCGTCGACAGTCATATTGCTTACGGCGCGCCCAATAAACAGGACACCAGCGCGGCGCACGGTGAACCCCTGGGCGAAGAAGAGATCCGGCTCACCAAGCGTAATTACGGCTGGCCTGAAGATGCAAAGTTTCTGGTTCCGGACGGCGTCTACGATCACTTTCAGGAAAGGATCGGTCGGCGCGGGCGCGAGTTGCGTAACGCCTGGATGGCAAAATTCGACGAGTACAAAAAAGAATATCCTCAGCTTGCGGAACACCTTTTCAAGATGCAACACAGGCAACTGCCGGAAGGTTGGGACAAGGACCTCCCGGTCTTTCCCGCGGATGCCAAGGGTCTTGCGGGCCGTGATGCATCCAACAAAGTGCAAAATGCGCTCGCAAAGAACCTGCCGTGGCTGATCGGAGGCTCGGCAGATCTCACGCCATCCACCAAAACACGTTTGAATTTCGACGGCGCCGGCGATTTTACTTCTTCAGGTTCGGCCGGCCGTAACCTTCATTTCGGAATCCGTGAGCACGCGATGGCATCCATCCTGAACGGTTTGTCGCTTTCGAAAGTACGTCCTTTCGGCTCCGGGTTTCTCATCTTCAGTGATTACGCGCGGCCGGCGATCCGCCTGAGCGCCTTAATGGAGCTTCCGGTCATCCATATTTTCACGCATGATTCCATCGGAGTCGGAGAGGATGGCCCGACGCATCAGCCTGTGGAACAACTCGCATCGCTGAGAGCCATTCCCGGCCTCATCACGTTGCGGCCGGCGGATGCCAACGAAGTCGTTGAAGCGTGGCGGCTGATTACCAGGCTGCGGCATAAGCCCGTCGCTCTCATTCTGTCGAGACAGGCCTTGCCGACAATGGATCGCACCCGCTTTGCTGCCGCATCGGGCCTTGCCAGAGGCGCCTACGTGCTTGCTGACGCCGACGATGGAAAGCCGGTGGCCATCATGATGGCCACCGGCAGCGAAGTCTCTTTATGTGTGGCGGCATATGAAAAACTGAGGGCAGAGGGCATCAAGACTCGAGTG
This window of the Terriglobia bacterium genome carries:
- a CDS encoding cytochrome c — its product is MRTLGFAFLLSLLVVIVISAPVFAQDAAAGKAVYAKKCQACHAADGNGNPAMATALKVEFKPLSSDEVQKMSDADLKKVVMNGMGKMKPVTGLMPADVDSIVAYLRTLKKK
- the tkt gene encoding transketolase; the protein is MAGKIDQVCINTIRTLSMDAVQQANSGHPGTAMAMAPVVYSLWNEFLRFDPGDPIWPNRDRFVLSIGHASMLLYSILHLTGVKAVNPEYESLGQLSVPLDDIKRFRQLDSKCPGHPEYRWTSGVETTAGPLGQGVATSAGMAIAGRWMATYFNRPGFEMIDYNVYALCGDGCMMEGVSQEAASLAGHLKLSNLCWIYDNNKITIEGHTDWAFSDDVATRFISYGWNVLRVGDANDLEMLARAFNTFHATKDRPTLIIVDSHIAYGAPNKQDTSAAHGEPLGEEEIRLTKRNYGWPEDAKFLVPDGVYDHFQERIGRRGRELRNAWMAKFDEYKKEYPQLAEHLFKMQHRQLPEGWDKDLPVFPADAKGLAGRDASNKVQNALAKNLPWLIGGSADLTPSTKTRLNFDGAGDFTSSGSAGRNLHFGIREHAMASILNGLSLSKVRPFGSGFLIFSDYARPAIRLSALMELPVIHIFTHDSIGVGEDGPTHQPVEQLASLRAIPGLITLRPADANEVVEAWRLITRLRHKPVALILSRQALPTMDRTRFAAASGLARGAYVLADADDGKPVAIMMATGSEVSLCVAAYEKLRAEGIKTRVVSMPSWELFDEQDQKYQDSVLPPGIKARVAVEQASTFGWTRFVGASGTIIGMNTFGASAPLKELQQKFGFTPEKVVGVVREQLTKES